From the genome of Impatiens glandulifera chromosome 9, dImpGla2.1, whole genome shotgun sequence, one region includes:
- the LOC124914185 gene encoding nucleolar protein 14, with protein MAKKSEPSGGNINDIKKNKKNKKTGPNAMAMKSKAAKPNPFESIWSRRKFDFLGKKGKGEERRMGLVRSAAVEKRKNTLLREYEQNAKASVFVDKRIGEHNDTLGEYDKAMMRSQRQYQIKLKKKSQYNLSDGEEDEFGIEGFGSFSGKDDFEEEVTFEDEETIETKRKRANESTTDASEDEQQRPKTKKEVMSEIIAKSKHFKAQKAMAKEESEKLTSELDKNFTSMLQSQALLSLTQPKATNLPDLQQEKSDPYDKLVREMIMEARARPSERTKTLEEVDEEEKERLERMEEERQKRMQAKEDSSDEEDASAEDAVLKPRPISGDDLGDSFSIDEPQQKLNWIEEIRARKDEEEKDEDGSTSEESGDDEDDDDEESEDGEKHDNAESLKDWEQSDDDNPDTDSEDNAGIDEESEMKSNEMPSKPKKIKDLKPHAEELPFVIEAPSSFQELAELFDTLTDDQIVEAISRIRKTNAISLAAENRKKIQVFYGVLLQYFAVLANKKPLNLNLINLLVKPLIEMSMQIPYFAAICARQRLLRTRTQFCEDIKQSEKGCWPSLKTLFLVRLWSMVFPCSDFRHVVMTPTLLLICEYLMRCRITGGQDVAIGSFLCSMVLLITKQSRKFCPEAITFLQTLLQTARKENPSPSGDSHLYDLLEIKTHRPLLCIEGQVEQISPLDFLSVVDMPEDSPFFNSDNFRASMLFSVSETVLGFVHVYEGFSSFPELFSPIRESLVNLVGQKHMPDSLQEKFKDIAHIIEKKIEEHYVIRRPLQLLKQKPVPIKLVNPKFEEDYVKGRDYDPDRERSERKKLKKQVKQEQKGAIRELRKDNHFLQGVKDREKALAKEEMAEKYGKARAFLQEQEHAFKSGQLGNSGKKRRK; from the exons ATGGCGAAAAAATCAGAACCATCCGGTGGCAACATCAATGACAttaagaagaacaagaagaacaagaagaccGGTCCTAACGCCATGGCCATGAAGTCCAAGGCGGCGAAACCGAATCCTTTCGAGTCAATCTGGTCCCGTCGGAAATTTGATTTTCTCGGTAAGAAAGGCAAGGGAGAAGAACGCCGTATGGGACTTGTTCGCTCTGCCGCCGTTGAAAAG AGAAAAAATACACTCTTGAGAGAGTATGAACAGAATGCAAAGGCCTCGGTATTCGTGGATAAGCGTATTGGAGAACATAATGATACGCTTGGTGAGTATGACAAGGCGATGATGAGGTCGCAGCGTCAATACCAG ATAaaactgaagaagaagagcCAGTATAATTTATCTGATGGAGAGGAAGATGAATTCGGCATTGAAGGCTTTGGCTCATTTTCGGGTaaagatgattttgaagaagaagtAACCTTTGAAGATGAAGAAACCATTGAGACAAAGA GAAAGCGTGCAAACGAATCTACTACTGATGCGTCAGAAGATGAGCAGCAG AGGCCAAAAACTAAAAAAGAAGTGATGTCGGAAATAATCGCAAAGAGCAAACACTTTAAG GCCCAAAAGGCGATGGCTAAAGAAGAAAGTGAAAAGTTGACTTCTGAGTTGGATAAGAACTTTACGTCAATGTTGCAGTCTCAAGCATTATTATCTTTGACCCAACCAAAGGCAACAAATTTGCCTGATCTTCAGCAG GAAAAATCTGATCCGTATGACAAACTCGTTAGGGAGATGATAATGGAGGCTCGTGCTCGCCCGTCTGAGAGGACAAAAACACTAGAAGAGGTTGATGAAGAGGAAAAAGAACGATTGGAGCGTATGGAG GAAGAGCGTCAAAAAAGAATGCAAGCTAAAGAAGACTCCAGTGATGAGGAAGACGCGTCTGCAGAAGATGCTGTCTTGAAGCCAAGGCCAATTTCTGGAGATGATCTAGGCGACTCTTTCTCAATTGACGAGCCACAACAGAAACTGAACTGGATTGAGGAGATTCGAgcaagaaaagatgaagaagagaaagatgaagatggtAGTACTTCAGAAGAATCAggagatgatgaagatgatgatgatgaggaaAGTGAAGATGGTGAGAAACATGACAATGCCGAGTCCTTGAAGGACTGGGAGCAAAGTGATGATGATAATCCTGATACAGATTCTGAGGACAATGCTGGTATTGACGAAGAATCAGAGATGAAGAGCAATGAAATGCCatcaaaacccaaaaaaattaagGATCTCAAGCCTCATGCTGAGGAACTTCCTTTTGTTATTGAAGCTCCAAGCAGTTTTCAGGAACTAGCTGAGTTATTTGATACTCTCACGGATGACCAAATTGTAGAAGCAATCAGCCGTATTAGGAAAACTAATGCAATAAGTCTCGCCGCCGAAAACAGAAAGAAGATACAA GTATTTTATGGCGTTCTTTTGCAGTATTTTGCTGTTTTAGCTAATAAGAAGCCattaaatctaaatctaataaatcTGCTCGTCAAGCCCCTGATAGAGATGAGTATGCAGATCCCCTACTTTGCAGCCATATGTGCTCGACAAAGGCTTCTTCGAACTCGAACACAGTTTTGTGAGGATATTAAGCAGTCAG AAAAAGGTTGTTGGCCATCTCTGAAGACACTGTTTTTGGTTAGACTATGGTCTATGGTATTTCCATGCAGTGATTTCAGGCATGTTGTCATGACGCCAACATTACTTTTAATATGTGAATATCTTATGCGTTGTCGCATCACAGGCGGTCAGGATGTTGCAATAGGTTCCTTCTTGTGCTCTATGGTTCTCCTT ATAACTAAACAATCTCGCAAGTTCTGTCCGGAAGCCATAACATTCCTCCAAACCCTTTTGCAGACAGCTAGAAAAGAAAATCCCAGTCCATCTGGGGATTCTCAT TTATATGATCTCTTGGAAATCAAAACACACCGGCCATTGCTTTGTATAGAAGGTCAAGTTGAACAGATTAGTCCACTTGATTTTCTTTCCGTAGTGGACATGCCAGAAGACTCCCCGTTTTTCAATTCTGACAATTTCAG GGCTAGCATGCTGTTCTCTGTTAGTGAGACTGTGCTAGGGTTTGTGCACGTTTATGAAGGATTTAGTTCCTTCCCGGAGTTATTTTCACCAATTAGAGAATCACTAGTTAACTTGGTAGGACAAAAGCACATGCCAGATTCACTACAAGAGAAATTCAAAGATATCGCTCATATCATAGAGAAGAAAATCGAGGAACATTATGTGATACGTAGACCCTTGCAGTTGCTGAAGCAGAAGCCAGTACCTATCAAATTAGTTAATCCAAAGTTCGAAGAAGA CTATGTAAAAGGTAGGGATTATGATCCTGACCGAGAACGGTCAGAGAGGAAAAAGTTGAAGAAACAGGTGAAGCAGGAACAGAAGGGGGCTATCCGAGAGCTACGAAAGGATAACCACTTCTTACAAGGAGTTAAGGACAGAGAGAAGGCTCTCGCAAAGGAAGAAATGGCTGAGAAGTACGGTAAAGCGAGAGCATTCCTTCAAGAGCAAGAACACGCTTTCAAGTCTGGCCAACTTGGGAATAGTGGCAAGAAGAGGAGAAaatga
- the LOC124914639 gene encoding heat shock 70 kDa protein 14-like, with product MSVVGFDFGNESGVVGVARQRGIDVVLNDESNRETPAIVCFGEKQRFLGTAGAAVSMTNPKNTISQIKRLIGRKYSDPELQLDLKALPFSVTEGPDGYPLIEVRYLGESKTFTPTQILGMVLTDLKRIAQKNLNSAVVDCCIGIPVYFTDLQRRAVIDAAKIAGLHPLRLIHETTATALAYGIYKTDLPENDQLNVAFVDIGHASMQVCIAGFKKGQLKILAHSFDRSLGGRDFDEILFQHFAAKFKEEYKIDVFQNARASIRLRTACEKLKKILSANPQAPLNIECLMDEKDVKGYITREEFEQISSSILDRVKEPLVKALAEAGLTIENIHAVEVVGSGSRVPSIMRILAEFFGKEPRRTMNASECVAKGTALQCAILSPTFKVREFQVNESFPFPIALSWKSSVGDAQSGDEGKEQEHIVFPKGNPIPSVKDLIIYQSATFEVDVHYADVSELKAPTQISKYTIGPFQSTNGEKAKLKVRARLNLHGTVSIVSATLIEEEVDVPVVKEESIKEPTKLDTDETSGDGVSPANETDVNMEETKSAENGVPESGDKPVQSEADTKVNAPKKKLKKTEVTVSELIYGGMATEEVQKAVEKEHNMGLQDRLMEETKDKKNEVEAYVYDMRNKLSDKYQEFVTDSEREEFSSKLQEVEDWLYEDGEDESKEVYIAKLEELGKQGNPIEARHKEYSERTMMVDQLINYIKFSREQAMSNDPKFDHIDLSEKEKVLKECVEVESWLRETQQQQEALPKFAAPILLAADVKKKGEELAGVYHSIFSKPKATKPASPENHSHAHGESCCHDHDGGNCGSAGAGEGGEEDVEEQVAPESDPMETDNHTETSS from the exons ATGAGTGTGGTTGGATTTGACTTTGGGAATGAGAGCGGTGTTGTTGGTGTTGCAAGGCAGAGAGGAATTGATGTGGTGCTCAATGACGAGTCCAATCGGGAGACTCCGGCAATTGTTTGTTTTGGTGAAAAACAGAGATTCCTTGGGACTGCTGGGGCTGCAGTTAGCATGACGAATCCTAAAAATACTATTTCTCAGATAAAGCGACTCATTGGACGCAAATATTCAGATCCTGAGCTCCAACTGGATTTGAAGGCCTTGCCGTTTTCTGTAACTGAAGGGCCTGATGGGTACCCGTTAATTGAAGTGAGGTATTTAGGTGAATctaaaacatttacaccaacaCAAATATTGGGAATGGTACTTACAGATCTTAAGAGAATTGCTCAGAAAAACTTGAATTCCGCTGTGGTTGATTGTTGCATCGGTATCCCAGTATACTTCACTGACCTTCAAAGGAGGGCTGTTATTGACGCTGCTAAAATCGCAGGTCTCCACCCACTTCGATTAATTCACGAAACAACTGCAACAGCTTTGGCTTATGGAATTTATAAGACTGATCTACCTGAGAATGACCAACTGAATGTTGCATTTGTTGACATTGGGCATGCCAGTATGCAAGTTTGTATTGCTGGTTTCAAGAAAGGACAGCTCAAGATATTAGCTCACTCTTTCGACAGGTCACTGGGTGGTAGAGATTTTGATGAAATACTCTTCCAGCATTTTGCTGCCAAGTTTAAAGAAGAATACAAGATTGATGTTTTCCAAAATGCTAGAGCTTCCATCCGTCTCAGGACTGCTTGTGAGAAGCTGAAGAAAATACTCAGTGCAAATCCGCAGGCTCCCCTGAACATTGAGTGCTTAATGGACGAGAAAGATGTCAAAGGTTACATTACAAGGgaggagtttgagcagataagcAGTTCAATTTTGGATCGTGTCAAGGAGCCTCTGGTGAAGGCTTTAGCGGAAGCTGGCTTAACCATTGAGAATATTCATGCAGTTGAGGTGGTGGGTTCCGGTTCTCGTGTACCTTCCATAATGAGGATACTGGCAGAATTTTTTGGGAAGGAACCTCGTCGTACAATGAATGCAAGTGAGTGTGTTGCTAAAGGTACCGCTCTGCAGTGTGCAATTCTTAGCCCCACATTTAAAGTGCGAGAATTCCAG GTCAATGAGAGCTTCCCTTTTCCAATTGCATTGTCTTGGAAGAGTTCAGTTGGTGATGCTCAAAGTGGAGATGAAGGTAAAGAGCAAGAACATATTGTTTTCCCCAAGGGTAATCCCATCCCTAGTGTGAAGGATCTCATAATTTACCAGTCTGCGACCTTTGAGGTTGATGTTCATTATGCTGACGTCAGTGAATTGAAGGCACCGACTCAGATCAGTAAATACACG ATTGGACCTTTCCAATCAACAAACGGAGAGAAGGCTAAACTTAAGGTCAGGGCACGCCTAAATCTACATGGAACTGTTTCTATTGTTTCTGCAACA CTCATTGAAGAAGAGGTTGATGTTCCAGTTGTCAAAGAGGAGTCAATTAAGGAACCTACCAAGTTGGATACTGATGAGACTTCTGGTGATGGGGTCTCACCTGCAAATGAAACGGACGTAAACATGGAAGAAACTAAAAGTGCTGAAAATGGTGTTCCAGAGTCTGGAGATAAGCCTGTTCAATCTGAAGCAGACACAAAG GTGAATGCTCCAAAGAAAAAGTTGAAGAAAACAGAGGTTACTGTATCTGAGTTAATTTACGGAGGAATGGCTACTGAAGAAGTACAGAAGGCAGTGGAAAAGGAGCATAACATGGGTTTGCAAGATCGCCTCATGGAAGAAACCAAGGacaaaaagaatgaagtggagGCCTATGTTTACGACATGAGAAATAAG CTTTCTGACAAGTACCAAGAGTTTGTTACTGATTCTGAGAGAGAAGAGTTCAGTTCCAAACTACAAGAGGTGGAGGACTGGCTATATGAAGATGGGGAGGATGAATCAAAAGAAGTTTACATTGCAAAACTTGAAGAACTTGGAAAG CAAGGGAATCCCATTGAAGCCCGTCACAAGGAGTATTCAGAGAGGACTATGATGGTTGATCAACTCATTAATTACATCAAGTTCTCCAGAGAGCAAGCAATGTCAAATGACCCCAAATTTGATCACATTGATCTATCGGAGAAGGAAAAG GTTTTGAAAGAGTGTGTGGAAGTTGAGTCATGGTTAAGAGAGACACAGCAGCAGCAGGAAGCACTCCCAAAATTTGCAGCTCCTATTCTGTTGGCGGCGGATGTGAAAAAGAAAGGGGAAGAACTAGCTGG AGTTTACCATTCTATATTCTCAAAACCGAAAGCCACTAAGCCTGCTTCTCCTGAGAACCATTCTCATGCTCATGGAGAAAGCTGTTGTCACGATCACGATGGTGGGAATTGTGGGTCGGCTGGAGCTGGAGAAGGAGGTGAAGAAGACGTAGAAGAACAAGTAGCACCAGAATCTGATCCCATGGAAACTGACAATCACACTGAAACTTCTTcttga
- the LOC124915297 gene encoding uncharacterized protein LOC124915297 yields the protein MLNGLMKSKFYMKCKPAIKLTKTRIEIIMKKRNSMQKYLMGDIADLLKNRLDAKAYERAEGFYAETNLSACYTFVEKSCDFVNESLSAMDKQGDCPEECKEAVSSLIFAAARFADLPELRDLRTTFVGRYGNSLDANCSKEFVEKLKARTPTEDMKIQILKDIALEYSIEWPSKPLERKLPINHLPSQQDHRVKNTMDVGKSNNNDMDEAILARRRRRKEIDEKNRETKGTLVERKPLKPPHGHQKVEDHLKRANNAAIEKTELPKPLKLPLPLPPGRQHARGIVVKGETSLSRKADKEEEEEQISRNNKSKEKEEDEMTMDRLLMHYSKKQSPYKQREVEESLKHHHPVDRVEKGGGDRESRRRKKNRDDTRHARGISLPPQQPMSSEREGVKISKQRMLSLSPTGNVHPNLPDYDDFIARFAAFKGN from the exons ATGTTGAACGGATTGATGAAGAGCAAGTTCTACATGAAATG CAAACCGGCGATTAAACTGACGAAAACTCGAATTGAGATTATAATGAAGAAGAGGAACTCGATGCAGAAATATTTGATGGGTGATATAGCAGATCTTCTAAAGAATCGTCTCGATGCCAAGGCTTACGAAAGG GCTGAAGGTTTTTATGCTGAGACGAATCTGTCAGCCTGTTATACATTTGTGGAAAAATCGTGCGATTTTGTCAATGAATCTCTTTCAGCTATGGATAAACAAGG AGATTGTCCAGAGGAATGCAAAGAAGCTGTATCTTCTTTAATATTTGCAGCAGCAAGATTTGCAGATCTGCCTGAGTTACGCGATCTTAGAACCACTTTCGTTGGAAGATATGGGAATTCTCTCGATGCAAATTGCAGTAAAGAG TTTGTGGAGAAGCTTAAAGCAAGAACTCCTACAGAAGATATGAAGATTCAAATCTTGAAAGACATAGCTCTTGAATACTCCATTGAATGGCCTTCCAAGCCTTTGGAACGTAAGCTGCCGATTAATCATCTTCCATCTCAACAG GATCATCGTGTAAAGAACACCATGGATGTGGGCAAGAGCAATAATAATGACATGGATGAAGCCATCTTAGctagaagaaggagaaggaagGAAATAGATGAGAAAAACCGAGAAACAAAAGGTACCCTTGTGGAAAGAAAACCATTGAAACCTCCACATGGTCACCAGAAAGTGGAGGATCATTTGAAAAGAGCTAATAATGCAGCAATTGAGAAGACTGAATTACCAAAACCATTGAAGCTTCCACTTCCACTTCCACCTGGTCGTCAACATGCGAGAGGGATTGTTGTTAAAGGTGAAACGAGTTTGAGTAGAAAAGCTGataaagaagaggaagaagagcaaATCTCGAGAAATAATAAGAGTAAGGAGAAGGAAGAAGACGAAATGACGATGGATAGATTGCTGATGCATTACAGCAAAAAACAGTCTCCTTATAAACAGAGAGAAGTGGAAGAATCTCTGAAGCATCATCATCCGGTTGATCGTGTTGAGAAGGGAGGCGGCGACAGAGAGTCAAGGCGGCGGAAGAAGAACCGAGATGATACAAGACATGCAAGAGGGATTTCTCTACCGCCACAGCAGCCAATGAGTTCAGAAAGGGAAGGAGTAAAGATCAGTAAGCAAAGAATGTTGAGTTTGAGCCCTACAGGAAATGTGCATCCTAATTTACCTGATTATGATGATTTTATTGCAAGGTTTGCTGCATTTAAAGGAAATTga